A window of the Thermoleophilia bacterium SCSIO 60948 genome harbors these coding sequences:
- a CDS encoding DUF4396 domain-containing protein: MPTEGRALTAVAVSATLHCLTGCALGEVSGMAIGTALGFSDLGTIALAVGLAFLFGYGLTSLPLLRAGLSLGAVIPIALASDTFSIAVMEIVDNAIMLVIPGAMESGLADLLFWGALSFALAVAFLFALPVNRWLISRGKGHVAVHETGIHGGPSPKLVGAILVLAAGFGVAVLTAELMAG, encoded by the coding sequence ATGCCGACCGAAGGCCGGGCGCTGACCGCGGTCGCCGTCAGCGCCACCCTGCACTGCCTGACCGGCTGCGCACTCGGCGAGGTCTCCGGGATGGCGATCGGGACGGCCCTCGGCTTCTCCGACCTCGGCACGATCGCGCTGGCGGTCGGACTGGCGTTCCTGTTCGGCTACGGCCTGACCAGCCTGCCGCTGCTGCGGGCCGGACTGTCGTTGGGCGCCGTGATCCCGATCGCGCTCGCCTCCGACACGTTCTCGATCGCAGTCATGGAGATCGTCGACAACGCGATCATGCTCGTGATCCCGGGCGCGATGGAGTCAGGTCTCGCGGACCTGCTCTTCTGGGGAGCGCTCTCGTTCGCACTCGCCGTCGCCTTCCTCTTCGCGCTTCCGGTCAATCGCTGGCTGATCTCGAGAGGAAAGGGGCACGTCGCCGTCCACGAGACCGGGATCCACGGCGGCCCTTCGCCAAAGCTCGTCGGCGCGATCCTCGTGCTCGCGGCAGGCTTCGGCGTGGCGGTTCTCACCGCCGAGCTCATGGCCGGGTAG
- a CDS encoding CAP domain-containing protein, whose amino-acid sequence MTLPARSTIRGVLLAGLAAACVALLLLGVEGSDSPARAGEETAAAKCAGANKPVRRLGSQKAERALACRVRAERTARERSPGEIDALLEAAADAHARRMLERDCFSHRCPGEADLEGRLRKAGYLDGASDWEFAENIGCATTADAMVRAWLRDRSSRRNLLGPEFEDIGIGFTKRAPSGCEGPRKAGAFTLVLVIAKR is encoded by the coding sequence GTGACGCTTCCCGCCAGATCGACGATCCGCGGCGTCCTGCTGGCGGGGCTCGCGGCCGCCTGCGTGGCCTTGCTGTTGCTCGGCGTCGAGGGCTCCGACTCGCCGGCCCGGGCCGGCGAGGAGACCGCGGCGGCGAAGTGCGCCGGAGCGAACAAGCCCGTGCGCCGCCTCGGATCGCAGAAGGCCGAGCGGGCGCTGGCCTGCCGGGTTCGCGCCGAGCGCACGGCGCGAGAGCGCAGCCCGGGTGAGATCGATGCGCTGCTCGAGGCGGCGGCCGATGCTCACGCCAGGCGGATGCTCGAGCGCGACTGCTTCAGCCATCGGTGCCCCGGCGAGGCAGACCTCGAGGGCCGGCTTCGCAAGGCCGGGTATCTCGACGGGGCGAGCGATTGGGAGTTCGCCGAGAACATCGGTTGCGCCACGACCGCCGACGCGATGGTCCGCGCCTGGCTCCGCGACCGCTCGAGTCGGCGCAACCTCCTGGGCCCCGAGTTCGAGGACATCGGGATCGGGTTCACCAAGCGTGCCCCGAGTGGGTGTGAGGGACCGCGAAAGGCCGGTGCCTTCACGCTCGTCCTCGTCATCGCGAAGCGCTGA
- a CDS encoding SOS response-associated peptidase — MCGRYTLGNPDPATLQRRFELRHMESLQVEPHFNLAPTDPVLAIRRDSEGEREPGMLRWGLVPGRWAESGRPLINARAETIDSQPAFAESFRERRCLMAADGFYEWRRDERGKVPIWFSRPDGEPFAFAGVWAEIKGSDGATITSCALATTEPNELMRPVHDRMPVVLDPRVEGTWLDPSASLDDLRALLVPAAEDALIAREVSDLVNSNRNDGPELIAPRPQEQTLF, encoded by the coding sequence ATGTGCGGCCGCTACACGCTCGGAAACCCGGACCCCGCGACGCTCCAGCGCCGCTTCGAGCTTCGCCACATGGAGTCGCTGCAGGTCGAGCCGCACTTCAACCTCGCGCCGACCGACCCGGTGCTCGCGATCCGGCGTGACTCCGAGGGCGAGCGCGAGCCGGGGATGCTGCGCTGGGGGCTCGTACCGGGGCGCTGGGCGGAGTCCGGCCGGCCGCTGATCAACGCCCGCGCGGAGACGATCGACTCGCAGCCGGCGTTCGCCGAGTCGTTTCGTGAGCGGCGTTGCCTGATGGCGGCCGACGGCTTCTACGAGTGGCGTCGCGACGAGCGCGGCAAGGTGCCGATCTGGTTCTCACGCCCGGACGGCGAGCCGTTCGCCTTCGCCGGCGTCTGGGCTGAGATCAAGGGCTCGGACGGCGCCACGATCACGTCATGCGCGCTCGCCACGACCGAGCCCAACGAGCTGATGCGCCCCGTCCACGACCGGATGCCGGTCGTTCTCGACCCCCGTGTGGAGGGCACCTGGCTCGACCCGTCCGCCTCGCTCGACGACCTGCGGGCGTTGCTCGTCCCAGCAGCCGAGGACGCGTTGATCGCGCGCGAGGTGTCGGACCTCGTGAACTCGAATCGAAACGACGGGCCGGAGCTGATCGCCCCGCGGCCGCAGGAGCAGACGCTCTTCTAG
- a CDS encoding alpha-hydroxy-acid oxidizing protein yields MRLGAERSLVQIQSPRLRGPGELPRRRWRLARLRRVAQGAGQSSIPRDLSKLEEKAKKVLEPESLAYILAGAGDTDTTRANARAFRRWQVKRGSRRPGKVDLSTRILGTRMPAPVMFAPIGVQTLAHPDGDLATARAANQLGLTYMHSTQGAFDMEDVAEANGDGSRWYQLYWPTDDEICVSFLNRAKAAGYTHLVITLDTTLLGWRPLDLDRGYSPFLENKGIANYTSDPVFSSKMPVPPITPAGEIAVGVYFASVFQNPGLSWDQLPLIRENWDGPILLKGIQSPRDARRAAKEGIDGIVVSNHGGRQVDGAIGALDALPPIVEAVGRKMPILFDSGIRTGRDAAVALALGADAVLIGRPYIYGLALDGQRGSRIVMQRLVDDLADEVRRAGHRSHRRLSRSSLVRAR; encoded by the coding sequence ATTCGGCTGGGGGCCGAAAGGTCGCTGGTTCAAATCCAGTCGCCCCGACTTCGCGGACCGGGGGAACTGCCGCGCCGTCGTTGGCGCCTTGCCAGACTCCGGCGCGTGGCGCAGGGGGCGGGCCAATCTTCGATCCCGAGGGATCTCTCCAAGCTCGAGGAGAAGGCCAAGAAGGTCCTCGAGCCGGAGTCGCTCGCCTACATCCTCGCCGGGGCCGGCGACACCGACACCACGCGCGCGAACGCGAGAGCGTTCAGGCGCTGGCAGGTCAAGAGGGGGTCGCGCCGGCCAGGCAAGGTCGATCTCTCGACGAGGATCCTCGGGACGAGGATGCCGGCGCCGGTCATGTTCGCGCCGATCGGGGTCCAGACGCTCGCGCACCCCGACGGCGATCTCGCAACCGCCCGCGCCGCGAATCAGCTCGGCCTGACCTACATGCACTCGACCCAGGGCGCCTTCGACATGGAGGACGTGGCCGAGGCCAACGGCGACGGCTCGCGCTGGTACCAGCTCTACTGGCCGACCGACGACGAGATCTGCGTCTCGTTCCTCAACCGCGCCAAGGCGGCGGGCTACACCCACCTCGTGATCACCCTCGACACGACGCTGCTCGGCTGGCGCCCGCTCGACCTCGACCGTGGCTACTCGCCGTTCCTCGAGAACAAGGGCATCGCCAACTACACGAGCGATCCGGTCTTCTCGAGCAAGATGCCGGTCCCGCCGATCACGCCGGCCGGAGAGATCGCCGTCGGCGTCTACTTCGCGAGCGTCTTCCAGAATCCGGGTCTGAGCTGGGATCAGCTCCCGCTGATCCGCGAGAACTGGGACGGGCCGATCCTGCTCAAGGGGATCCAGAGCCCGCGCGACGCCCGCCGGGCCGCGAAGGAGGGGATCGACGGCATCGTCGTCTCGAACCACGGCGGGCGCCAGGTCGACGGCGCGATCGGCGCCCTCGACGCGCTGCCACCGATCGTCGAGGCCGTCGGGCGCAAGATGCCCATCCTCTTCGACTCGGGGATCAGGACCGGCCGCGACGCCGCCGTCGCGCTCGCGCTGGGCGCCGACGCGGTGCTGATCGGCCGCCCCTACATCTACGGGCTCGCGCTCGACGGACAGCGCGGCTCCCGGATCGTCATGCAGAGGCTCGTCGACGACCTCGCCGACGAGGTCCGCAGGGCGGGGCACCGCAGCCACCGCCGCCTTTCCCGTTCGTCGCTGGTCAGGGCCCGATGA
- a CDS encoding glutamate decarboxylase, with amino-acid sequence MPTYTSAKDLEGGIDVRPQFSSDGAVVDIPRRRMSESSVDPDTAYAVINDELMLDGHARLNVATFGTTWMEPQAEQLMADAADKNLVDRDEYPRTAELEDRCLDIIADFWNAPEPDNPIGCSTIGSSEGCMLAGMALKRRWAERRREAGKSTDRPNLIVGANVQVCWHKFCRYWEVEPKEVTIRKGETTMHPDDVAAACDENTIGVVAILGSTFDGAYEDIAGMSQALDKLETETGLYVPIHVDAASGGLFAPFVDPELVWDFRIERVQSINASGHKYGLVYPGVGWVLWRNEEARPEELVFRVDYLGGDHPTMSLNFTKPGSAVVAQYYQFVRLGYDGFKRVHTHSREIAQTMAEAIGDMDEFELIADGSDLPVVTFCFNGANTKSGKPRKGSYAEKVGFKLQDIADSMKQGGWAVPAYHFCADREELEIIRIVIRNAFSRDLAQMFLMELGRAVGRCDGTGEDPGRPFRH; translated from the coding sequence ATGCCTACTTACACGTCCGCCAAGGACCTAGAGGGCGGAATCGACGTTCGCCCGCAGTTCTCGAGCGACGGCGCCGTCGTCGACATCCCTCGCCGGCGCATGTCGGAGTCCTCGGTCGACCCGGACACCGCCTATGCGGTGATCAACGACGAGCTGATGCTCGACGGCCACGCCCGCCTCAATGTCGCGACCTTCGGCACGACCTGGATGGAGCCTCAGGCCGAGCAGCTGATGGCCGACGCCGCCGACAAGAACCTCGTCGACCGCGACGAGTACCCGCGGACCGCCGAACTCGAGGACCGCTGCCTCGACATCATCGCCGACTTCTGGAACGCGCCCGAGCCCGACAACCCGATCGGGTGCTCGACGATCGGCTCTTCGGAGGGCTGCATGCTCGCCGGGATGGCGCTCAAGCGCCGCTGGGCCGAGCGTCGTCGCGAGGCCGGGAAGTCGACCGACCGGCCCAACCTGATCGTCGGGGCCAACGTCCAGGTGTGCTGGCACAAGTTCTGCCGCTACTGGGAGGTCGAGCCGAAGGAGGTGACGATCCGAAAGGGCGAGACGACCATGCATCCCGACGACGTCGCCGCCGCCTGCGATGAGAACACGATCGGCGTCGTCGCGATCCTCGGCTCGACGTTCGACGGCGCCTATGAGGACATCGCCGGTATGTCCCAGGCGCTCGACAAGCTCGAGACCGAGACCGGCCTCTACGTGCCGATCCACGTCGACGCGGCCTCGGGCGGGCTGTTCGCTCCGTTCGTGGATCCGGAGCTCGTCTGGGACTTCCGGATCGAGCGCGTGCAGTCGATCAACGCCTCCGGCCACAAGTACGGGCTCGTGTATCCGGGCGTCGGCTGGGTCCTGTGGCGAAACGAGGAGGCGCGGCCGGAGGAGCTCGTCTTCCGCGTCGACTACCTCGGCGGCGATCACCCGACGATGTCGCTGAACTTCACGAAGCCCGGCTCGGCGGTCGTGGCGCAGTACTACCAGTTCGTCCGGCTCGGATATGACGGCTTCAAGCGCGTCCACACGCACAGCCGCGAGATCGCCCAGACGATGGCCGAGGCGATCGGCGACATGGACGAGTTCGAGCTGATCGCAGACGGAAGCGACCTGCCCGTCGTGACCTTCTGCTTCAACGGGGCCAACACGAAGTCGGGCAAGCCACGCAAGGGCAGCTACGCCGAGAAGGTCGGCTTCAAGCTCCAGGACATCGCCGACTCGATGAAGCAGGGTGGCTGGGCGGTCCCCGCCTACCACTTCTGCGCCGACCGCGAGGAGCTCGAGATCATCCGGATCGTGATCCGAAACGCCTTCAGTCGTGATCTCGCGCAGATGTTCCTGATGGAGCTCGGCCGCGCGGTCGGGCGCTGCGACGGGACCGGGGAGGACCCGGGGCGGCCGTTCCGCCACTGA
- a CDS encoding CAP domain-containing protein, translating to MKTNATFKLVSGVVMALISAFILSAAAAPAAHAKPSCSGANKAPQQLRGKQAKKAVLCLVNEKRRSHGLGGLRRDGRLERAAKAHNRVMVRKNCFSHQCPGEKDLVGRLSRSGYLKGKLSRWAYGENIAWGSGDRGTPRQIVNAWMHSAPHRAAILSRTFKEAGIGFHSKLPSKSGGSGGTYTIDFGLRLK from the coding sequence ATGAAGACGAATGCGACGTTCAAGCTGGTGTCGGGGGTCGTGATGGCACTGATCTCCGCGTTCATCCTCAGCGCCGCGGCGGCGCCGGCCGCTCACGCGAAGCCGAGCTGCAGTGGGGCCAACAAGGCGCCGCAGCAGCTGCGCGGCAAGCAGGCCAAGAAGGCCGTCCTCTGCCTCGTCAACGAGAAGCGCAGGAGCCACGGGCTCGGCGGGTTGCGGCGCGACGGCCGCCTCGAGCGTGCCGCCAAGGCCCACAACCGGGTCATGGTCCGAAAGAACTGCTTCTCTCACCAGTGCCCGGGTGAGAAGGACCTCGTCGGGCGCCTCAGCCGCTCGGGCTACCTGAAGGGCAAGCTGAGCCGTTGGGCCTACGGCGAGAACATCGCCTGGGGCAGCGGCGACCGCGGCACCCCGCGCCAGATCGTCAACGCCTGGATGCACAGCGCGCCGCACCGCGCAGCGATCCTCTCGCGGACCTTCAAGGAGGCCGGGATCGGGTTCCACTCGAAGCTCCCCAGCAAGTCCGGGGGCTCCGGGGGCACCTACACGATCGACTTCGGGTTGCGGCTGAAGTAG
- a CDS encoding alpha-hydroxy-acid oxidizing protein — translation MTARGAGQESNPPFTTNLTDLEKVASEELSAEARRYFLAEAGGAAAARANARALRAWRIVPRMFIGREERTLDTTILGVDMPAPVILGPVGRQDLADPQAESATARAAAGLDLTYVHSQRASQPPAAVAAAAPQGSRWYGFDWPDGGEPDLAALAGAQAAGCTHLVLSPPQPGQRWAPLAAIREAWTAGPILLSGIQNVQAARMAVRRGFEGIVVSNERGRRGAKPNGTIDRLPKIVDAVAGRAAVLFGSGVRTGPDVYRAMALGADAVMIGRPYVYGLALDGEAGVTHMLRTLLAELEIDLAIAGIEDHLELRRNALVRD, via the coding sequence ATGACCGCCCGCGGTGCCGGTCAGGAGTCCAATCCGCCGTTCACGACGAACCTGACCGACCTCGAGAAGGTGGCTTCGGAGGAGCTCAGCGCCGAGGCGCGCCGGTATTTCCTCGCCGAGGCGGGCGGTGCCGCGGCGGCGCGTGCGAACGCAAGGGCGCTTCGCGCTTGGCGAATCGTTCCGCGGATGTTCATCGGGCGCGAGGAGCGGACGCTCGACACCACGATCCTCGGCGTCGACATGCCCGCGCCGGTGATCCTCGGTCCCGTCGGTCGCCAGGACCTCGCCGATCCGCAGGCCGAGTCCGCCACCGCGCGCGCGGCCGCGGGCCTCGACCTCACCTACGTCCACTCCCAGCGCGCCAGCCAGCCCCCTGCCGCCGTTGCGGCGGCCGCGCCGCAGGGCTCGCGCTGGTACGGGTTCGACTGGCCCGACGGCGGCGAGCCCGACCTCGCCGCGCTGGCAGGCGCGCAGGCCGCCGGGTGCACCCACCTCGTGCTCTCGCCGCCGCAGCCGGGCCAGCGCTGGGCGCCGCTCGCCGCGATCCGTGAAGCGTGGACCGCCGGACCGATCCTCCTCAGCGGAATCCAGAACGTGCAAGCCGCTCGGATGGCCGTACGGCGCGGATTCGAGGGCATCGTCGTATCGAACGAACGCGGCCGCCGCGGCGCGAAGCCGAACGGGACCATCGACCGGCTGCCGAAGATCGTCGACGCGGTCGCCGGTCGCGCCGCGGTCCTGTTCGGCTCGGGCGTGCGAACCGGTCCCGACGTCTACCGGGCGATGGCGCTCGGCGCCGACGCCGTCATGATCGGGCGCCCCTACGTCTACGGGCTGGCGCTCGACGGCGAGGCCGGCGTGACGCACATGCTTCGCACGCTGCTCGCCGAGCTCGAGATCGACCTCGCGATCGCGGGGATCGAGGACCACCTCGAGCTGCGCCGAAACGCGCTCGTCCGCGACTGA
- a CDS encoding beta-lactamase family protein, with amino-acid sequence MPANALADKSEERQLQRALDRLTSKIKGGPPGASVLLRRGEKQTFLTSGRANLETNSKFGPNKSMRLASTSKAYSGAVALTLVDEGLLELDDTIGEKLPDLPDAWSAVTLGQVLQHRGGVPNYTTDPDFIEYFSENLTEEGITIPELIDFVADEPLEYTPGTSFKYSNTDNLIVALFAEQATGLTYRQLLQRQVFDPLELSRTDLPPGVSFFGPKIRGYDLLPLQDITECCSMAFVSASGGLVSTPFELMDFMRNYAGGKMFSAGVREQQFAFKGNEGNTSEPPGPGLNSAGLGVFRYESRCGTVFGHTGNFPGYTQFAATNRSGRKALSFSVNRQIAPDAPGRLAQDVFPTLREDYELAVCALLD; translated from the coding sequence GTGCCCGCGAACGCGCTCGCCGACAAGTCGGAGGAGCGCCAGCTCCAGCGCGCGCTCGACCGGCTGACCTCGAAGATCAAGGGCGGCCCGCCCGGAGCATCCGTGCTCCTGAGACGCGGTGAGAAGCAGACCTTCCTCACCTCCGGGCGAGCGAACCTGGAGACGAACTCGAAGTTCGGGCCGAACAAGTCGATGCGACTCGCGAGCACCTCGAAGGCCTACAGCGGAGCGGTCGCGCTGACCCTCGTCGACGAAGGCCTGCTCGAGCTCGACGACACGATCGGCGAGAAGCTCCCGGACCTCCCGGATGCCTGGAGCGCCGTGACGCTCGGGCAGGTGCTCCAGCACCGCGGCGGGGTGCCGAACTACACGACGGACCCGGACTTCATCGAGTACTTCAGCGAGAACCTCACCGAGGAGGGGATCACGATCCCCGAATTGATCGACTTCGTCGCCGACGAGCCGCTCGAGTACACGCCTGGCACGAGCTTCAAGTATTCGAACACCGACAACCTGATCGTCGCGCTGTTCGCCGAGCAGGCAACCGGGCTCACCTACCGCCAGCTGCTCCAGCGGCAGGTCTTCGATCCGCTCGAGCTCAGTCGAACCGACCTGCCGCCCGGAGTCTCGTTCTTCGGGCCGAAGATCCGCGGCTACGACCTGCTCCCGCTCCAGGACATCACCGAGTGCTGCTCGATGGCGTTCGTCTCGGCTTCGGGCGGGCTCGTCTCGACCCCGTTCGAGCTTATGGACTTCATGCGCAACTACGCGGGCGGCAAGATGTTCTCGGCCGGGGTCCGCGAGCAGCAGTTCGCCTTCAAGGGCAACGAGGGCAACACGTCCGAGCCCCCCGGGCCGGGGCTGAACTCGGCCGGGCTGGGCGTGTTCCGATACGAGAGCCGCTGCGGCACGGTCTTCGGCCACACGGGCAACTTCCCGGGCTACACGCAGTTCGCGGCGACCAATCGCTCCGGCAGGAAGGCGCTGAGCTTCTCGGTCAACCGCCAGATCGCCCCGGACGCCCCGGGCCGGCTCGCGCAGGACGTCTTCCCGACGCTCCGCGAGGACTACGAGCTCGCCGTCTGCGCTCTGCTCGACTGA
- a CDS encoding DUF3556 family protein, whose translation MAFMSPADPPVDLDEWSRRTHLERIIPAARDWAENGSGVPSAVYLLYIVKLVVFSVAGLAIIGATSDLGGLGSIGEWWTEPIVFQKLCVWLILWEILGLGCGSMPLTFRFIPPIGGALYWLRRGTVRQPPWPDRVPLTAGTTRTPLDVALYIGVLGVLVYLLVAGGSGSVIPDGAPTLLPVEPSPDLLPVGGILALLALLAALGLRDKVAFLAARPEVYLPLLIVACFPPETMIVGWQFVFLCIWLGAASSKLNRHFPFVVSVMISNTPWNRSRRMKRDLYKGFPDDLRPGRNAAFAAHLGTVIEFTLPLILFFGPGGLIGTVAVIGMLIFHVHITSTFPLAVPLEWNLFMLFGIVFLFGHYGDVPLSTFDPLLLAILLCTSVALPVLGNLMPDKISFLPSMRYYAGNWATSQWLFRREGDAEGKLDAGVKKPAAAVIEQLSRLYGRQMAEYLLYKGLAFRSMHHHGRALNGLVFRAADGDVESFHVREGELVSGIVNGWNFGDGHLHDEGLLQAVQERCGFAPGELRVVCLESQPVQVQRQRYRILDAADGLIEEGTIEVADMCSRQPWLDGRDGEFPVTVTGPGAVAVGDRPVTAAGA comes from the coding sequence GTGGCATTCATGAGTCCAGCGGATCCGCCCGTCGATCTCGACGAGTGGAGCCGCCGAACGCATCTCGAGCGCATCATCCCGGCGGCGCGGGACTGGGCCGAGAACGGCTCCGGTGTACCGAGCGCGGTCTACCTGCTCTACATCGTCAAGCTCGTCGTCTTCTCGGTCGCCGGCCTCGCGATCATCGGCGCGACGTCGGACCTCGGCGGCCTCGGTTCGATCGGCGAGTGGTGGACCGAGCCGATCGTCTTCCAGAAGCTCTGCGTCTGGTTGATCCTGTGGGAGATCCTCGGGCTCGGGTGCGGGTCGATGCCGCTCACGTTCCGCTTCATCCCGCCGATCGGCGGCGCGCTCTACTGGCTGCGACGCGGAACGGTACGCCAGCCGCCGTGGCCGGACCGGGTGCCGCTCACGGCCGGGACGACCCGGACCCCGCTCGACGTCGCGCTCTACATCGGAGTGCTCGGAGTTCTGGTGTACCTGCTCGTCGCCGGCGGCTCCGGGTCGGTGATCCCCGACGGGGCTCCGACCCTGCTTCCGGTCGAGCCGAGCCCCGATCTGCTCCCGGTCGGCGGGATCCTCGCTCTTCTGGCACTGCTCGCCGCACTCGGCCTGCGCGACAAGGTCGCGTTTCTCGCCGCCCGGCCCGAGGTCTACCTGCCGCTGCTGATCGTCGCCTGCTTCCCGCCGGAGACGATGATCGTCGGCTGGCAGTTCGTCTTCCTGTGCATCTGGCTCGGCGCGGCCAGCTCGAAGCTCAACCGCCACTTCCCGTTCGTCGTCTCGGTGATGATCTCCAACACGCCGTGGAACCGCTCGCGGCGGATGAAGCGAGACCTCTACAAGGGCTTTCCGGACGACCTGCGACCGGGGCGCAATGCGGCCTTCGCGGCACACCTCGGGACGGTCATCGAGTTCACCCTGCCGCTGATCCTGTTCTTCGGGCCAGGCGGTCTCATCGGGACGGTCGCGGTGATCGGGATGCTGATCTTCCACGTCCACATCACGTCGACGTTCCCGCTCGCCGTCCCGCTCGAGTGGAACCTGTTCATGCTCTTCGGGATCGTCTTCCTGTTCGGTCACTACGGCGACGTCCCGCTCTCGACCTTCGACCCGCTCCTGCTTGCGATCCTGCTCTGCACGTCGGTCGCGCTGCCGGTCCTCGGCAACCTGATGCCGGACAAGATCTCGTTCCTGCCCTCGATGCGCTACTACGCCGGCAACTGGGCGACGAGCCAGTGGCTGTTCCGCCGCGAGGGTGACGCCGAGGGCAAGCTCGACGCGGGCGTGAAGAAGCCGGCCGCGGCGGTGATCGAGCAGCTGAGCCGGCTCTACGGACGCCAGATGGCCGAGTACCTGCTCTACAAGGGGCTCGCCTTCCGCTCGATGCACCACCACGGCCGAGCGCTCAACGGCCTCGTCTTCCGCGCGGCCGACGGTGACGTCGAGTCCTTCCACGTCCGCGAGGGCGAGCTCGTGTCGGGGATCGTCAACGGTTGGAACTTTGGCGACGGCCACCTCCACGACGAGGGCCTGTTGCAAGCCGTCCAGGAGCGTTGCGGGTTCGCGCCCGGCGAGCTGCGGGTCGTCTGCCTCGAGTCGCAGCCGGTCCAGGTCCAGCGCCAGCGCTACCGGATCCTCGACGCCGCCGACGGGCTGATCGAGGAGGGGACGATCGAGGTCGCCGACATGTGCTCGCGCCAACCGTGGCTCGACGGACGCGATGGCGAGTTCCCGGTGACGGTGACCGGTCCGGGCGCCGTCGCGGTGGGCGATCGCCCCGTCACCGCGGCCGGCGCGTAG
- a CDS encoding glyoxalase/bleomycin resistance/dioxygenase family protein, with product MSNSSARPLITGTDFIIVGTEDFDASVRFYEETLGLERSKRWGNMPGLEFETGNLTIAVIESAAFGMTFSPHSHPIELRVDDVPEARAELESRGVEFRGETIDSGVCHQAFFADPAGNSLAIHHRYAPPA from the coding sequence ATGAGCAATTCGAGCGCCAGGCCGCTGATCACCGGAACGGACTTCATCATCGTCGGCACCGAGGACTTCGACGCCTCCGTCCGCTTCTACGAGGAGACGCTCGGCCTCGAGCGCTCGAAGCGCTGGGGCAACATGCCCGGTCTCGAATTCGAGACCGGCAACCTGACGATCGCGGTCATCGAGTCGGCGGCGTTCGGTATGACGTTCAGCCCGCATTCGCATCCGATCGAGCTGCGCGTCGACGACGTGCCCGAAGCCCGCGCCGAACTCGAGTCGCGCGGCGTCGAGTTCCGCGGCGAGACGATCGACTCCGGCGTCTGCCACCAGGCGTTCTTCGCCGACCCCGCCGGCAACTCGCTGGCGATCCATCACCGCTACGCGCCTCCGGCCTAG